The Thermus albus genomic sequence GTGTGAAGAAACTCCTAAAGCCCTCCTCCGTCTGGCCGATGGCCACCGCTATGCCCACCGCTTTCCCCTCGAGGTCCACCACCGGCCCCCCCGAGTCCCCCGGGGAGAGGGGCAGACTGGTCTCCACCAGGCCCTGGGGCAGGAAGGGGGAGGGGTCTACGGAAACTTTGGTGATGCGCCCGTAACGGGGGGCGATGAACTGGCCTCGTCCGTTGCCGATGTGCAAGACGGCCTCTCCCACTTGAAGGTGCCTTGTCGTTTCCAGGGGAAGAAGGGCAGGGGCCTGGGCCTCCGTGGCCAGGACCGCCAGGTCCAGGGGCTCGGCGAAGCCCAAAAGGGTGGCCGTGGCCCGCTTGCGGTTGGCAAGCACCAGGGTGTAGGGCCCTCCCTCCGCCACCACGTGGTAGGCGGTGAGGACCAGGCCTTCCCGGTAGAAGAACCCTGTGCCCCGGCTTCCTTCGGGACCGTCTATGCGCAAGACGGCGGGGTGGGCCTTGGCATACACCTCCTGTAAGCGTTCTGGGGGCGCCTGGGCTAGCTCATAGGTGGCTGGCTGCGATGCCGCCTCAAGCCTGGGTGGATGGCTCCAAAGCCCGTAGAGGGCCAGGGCCAGGGGAAGGAGGAGGACACCCCACCTGTTCCTCATGCGTCCATTTTCCCGCGATGGGGATGGGGGAGGGTGCCCTCTTCCACCATTCCCCTCAGTGCCATAGGAGCAAAAGCCCCAAGACTAGAAAGCCTATTCCAGGCCAGGGGTAGGGTTTCTTCAGGAGGAGGTGGAGGAGGACCACCCCTGTGATGGCCAGGATGGGGTGGGGAAGGGGCTTCCAAACGAAGGCTAGGTAGAGGAGGCCCAGGAGGGCATTCAGGTCATAGAGGCCCACCAAGATGCGGATGGGCCTACCCGCTTCCCTTCGCCAAAGAAGATAGAGACCCGAAAGAAAAGCAAACCCCACCAAGGCCCACCCCAGAAGCCGGTGCAGGGCTGGTACCCCAAGGAGGAGGGTGGGAAGGCCCTGGAGGGTGTAACCGAGGGCGGTGGCCAGGACCAGCAAAAGCCCAAACCCCATCTGGGTCCAGCCGATAATCCTGGCCTCCACCGGGGGCCTGAGGAGGGCCAGGCTGCCATAGAGGGCCAGAAGGCAAAGGGCGAGGGAGGCGCTAGGGGGAAGGAGCCCCTGGCCTTGGAGGAAGAAAGCGAGGAAGGCGCTGGACCAAAGGGCGATGTAGGCGGGGTAGCGCTTTGGGCTTATGCCTCGGGTCCTCAGCACCTGGGTGCGGGCGTAGTAGAGGGCGGCTAGGTCCCTGAAGGCCAGGGCGAGAAAGCTCCCCAAAGCGATCTCCGGCCCCAAGCCTCCCGCCAGGACCCCTGCTGGGGCCAAGGAGGCCATGGCGAAAGCAGCGGCTATTTCGGGGAAAAGTTCGCGGGAACGGTTTTGCGTATCCGCCCAGAGCATGTAGGCCCCTAAGGGCAAGGCCAAAAGTAAGGGAACGAGGAAGGGTCCTTGGGCGGTGAAGGCGGTGAGGAGTAGGCCCAGGAGGGCCAAGGCCAGGTAAATCCCACCCACCCTGAGGGCCAAGCGGGTGCGGGGGTAGCGCTTCCCCTTCCTAAGGTCCTGGTAGACCAGCTTCAAGGGATGCCGGGCTAGGAAGCCGAAGAGTCCTAAGAGGCCAAGCCCGAGGGTGTGGGGGCCTGGGGAGAGGAGGAGGCCCAGGAGGATGGGCTCCAGGGTAAACCCCCAGCCCCCGTGCTCCGTGGGCAGGGCTACCGATTTAAGGGGGATGCTGGCCGTGCGCATAGGCTTCCCACAGGTAAGCCTTATAGGCTCCTTAGCTCCAGAGTACCTCCAACATCAAGAGGGCAAAGAGGGCGCTAGCCAAGGCCGAGAGGGTAGCGAAGAGCCCCCAGATGGGGGCTTCTAGCCCCAGGCCCCAGGCCAAGGCCATACCCAAAAGCCCTAGGTTGGCCAGGAACACCTGGAAGAGGGCGAGCCCTGGCCTGCGGAAGACTACCCCCCGAAACCGGGGCAGGGCGTGGTAGGCTACCCCATAGATCATAAGGCTCACGAAGCCCAGTAGCTGCATGTGGGCGTGGGCGGGCCGCCAGGTGAAGGGCAGCGCGCCGAGGCCAAGGAAGAGGCCCACCAAGTTGGCGGCTAGGAACCAGAGGAGGGCCGTGGTGAGGGCCAGCCGGCTTGCCGGGATCATGGTCTTGGGGTGATGATGCCAAGCACCAAAAAGGTTTCTTCCCCAGCCCTAGCGCCGTGGGCCTCCCCAGGTTCTGCGGCCACGAGGGTGCCGGGGGTGGCGGGGAAGGTCCGTTCCCCAGCCCATAGGGTACCCTGGCCCTCGAGGCAAAGCAGGTGCACCCTTGGCTCCCCTTTGCCCCGTACCTCCTGCCCCTTTTGCAGGCTGAAGAGGACCAGGCGCACTTCCGGGTGGTCGGCTAGGAGTTCCACCCCGCGGATCTCGCCGTAGTGGGCTTTCTGGATAAGGTTCATTCCTGCCCTCCCAAAAAGGCTAGAAGTGCCTTCAGCACCTCTTCGGGCTTTTTCCCCGCTTGGCGGGCGGCCTCTTCCAGGGAATCGGCCCCGCCGCAGCAGGTATCTATACCCATCTCGTTAAGCAGCTTTACCGCTTCCGGATGGCGTTGGAGGACCTCGTTTACCGTACTCCTCAAGGTGAGTTCCACCATACCCCTTTATGCTGGGCGCCTAGGGGGTTAGTTCGCCATGACCTGGGTCAAGTGGCCTGGGTGGACTTAGGCAAATGATCCTTCAAGGTAAAGCCCGCCAGGGCCTGGCGGATCTCTTGGTTCATGCGCACCAGGCTGGGCTTGAGGTAGCAGAACCCTCGCCTTTCCTCCGTGGGGCAACGCTTCAGGGTGGTGCAGGGATCTATGACCACCGGGCCGGAGAGGCTTTCCATCACCTGAAGGAGGGTGATCTCCTCCGGGGGAACCTTGAGCCATGCCCCTCCCGCCCGGCCCATGCGGCTTTCCACCAGGCCTGCTTTGGCCAGCTTGGAAAGGACCTTGGCCATAAAGGCAGGGGGAGCTTTGAGCTTGAGGGCGATCTCCGCGGCGCTAAGCCCAGGCTCTTCCGCTAGGAGCAAAAGCGCATGAAGGGCGTAGGATTCCTCGCGCCTTAAGAGGCTTCGCATCGGCATGGTTACATGGTAAGCCCCAGGGGATTTACCCCTGGGGTGGTCGGAAGGATCCATTTCTGTGGCTTGGGGAGAGCCGATGGTTATAGGTGGATGTCCCGATAGGCCTTTAACCCTTTAGGGAGTCTTGGCCTTTTGGGCCTTCCTGGTGGACCACCGGCATTAGGGTGGGTACCCGTCTCCAGATGAAATACACGCCGTAGGCGATGAGGAGGAGCACGGCCACCTGGCCTAAGATGTGGGGGAGACCATAGACGCTTATGCCCGCTGCCCCCAAGGCCAAGGCCGTGGCCCAAATCTTGGTTTTCTTAGGGATGCCCCGGCCTTCCCTATAGTTTTTTACCAGGGGACCCACCTGGGGCAGGGAGAGGAGCCAGGCCTCGAGGCGGGGGTGGCTTCGGGAGAAGAGATAGGCTGCGACCAGAAAAAAAGGAGTAGAGGGGAGGATGGGAAGGAGAGCCCCCAGGAAACCCAACCCGGTGAAGAGCAAGCCCATGACCAAGAAGGCTAGCCTCATGATACCTCATGATATTACCTGATCCCCGGGCTTAAGGCAGTTCTCCTAGAAGACGAAAGAGGGTTTATGAATGGACTGCCTCTGGCCTGCGGGAGAGGGAACGCGCGTGCTGGCATGATGCGGGGGCCCTAGATCCGAACCCTTAGCCACCCCAAGTGGGGCCAGGGAAACGAAAACACGCGTATTGATGAGCCTTTAAGCCAGTGGACCCATCCTCAATAACCCCGAGATACCGGTCTAAAGCCTCTGGGCGCCCTTGGAGGAATCCCCTGGGGACATTTGCCCTTGACCTAGGTCATGGAAACTGCGTGTGGGGTATCCGAGTTTATGAGTTGGAGGTGAAAGGAGGTTAGGGTATGGAGATCGGCTGGATAGAAACCACCATTGGGGCCCTCTTCGCCACCGTGGTCCTCACCTTATGGCTTTCCCGGGGGTCCGGGTGGCTGGAGCCCCGCTTTTGGCGTAATGCGGCCGTGGTCAGCTCCTTGATCATGACCGGGATCCTGGTTTATCTGACCATTGACTCCCTGAACCAGATCCGGGAGGGCTCGGCTAGGGTGCCGGCCTATACCGTGATCAACAAGGCCATTGGCCTCAAACGGGACTATGAGAAGCGACGGGATATCCCGGTCATAGGGGAAGAGGTGGGGTTTTTCGGCAAGGTCTGGAGCGAGCAAGAGGCTTACGCCCTGGTGAACAAGGGTAAGATGACTCTGCAGAGCCGCAACTGCATGGACTGCCACACCCTCTTGGGCAACGGGGCCTATTTCGCCCCGGACCTCACCCGTGCTTGGTTGGACCCCAAATGGGAGAGCATGGTCAAGGGCATGACCGGGAAGGCCACCAAGGAAGAGGCTATGGCGGAATGGCTCCAGCATCCGGACCGCTACCCCACCTTTGTCCGCCGGATGCCCAACTTAGGCTTGAGCGAGGAGGAGGCCAAAGCCTTGGTGGCCTTCTTAAAGTGGATGTCGGCCATAGACACCAACGGGTTCCCGGACCGGTTCGCCGGGGTGGAATAGGAGGTGCCCCATGACCCAGGCTTTACCGCAAGGAAAGCTTTACGAGTCCCAGAAGTTGGCCCTTTGGTATTTCTGGGTGGCCTTGGCCCTGTTTGGGGCCCAGGTCCTTTTCGGTTTGCTGGCGGCTTGGCAGTACCTGGATCCCAATTTTCTCTACGGCAAGCTCAACTTCATGACCAACCGGATGCTCCACATCAACGCCATGATCGTCTGGCTTCTTTTGGGCTTTATGGGATCGGTGTATTGGTTTTTGCCCATGGAGCTGGGGCGCGAGGTGGTGGGTATCCGGCTTGCCCGCTTTGCCTTCGTCACCCTCATCGCCGCGGTGGGCATCGTGGTATTGGTCTACCTCCTGGTCCAGTATGGGCCGGGCAACGCCTTTACCCTGTGGTTCATCACCGAGGGGCGGGAGTACATAGAAGCCCCCCGCTGGGCCGATTTCGGTATCGTGGCGGTGATGGTCATCTTCCTTTACAACGTGGTGGCTACAGCCCTTAAGGCCCAGCGCATCACCGGGGTAGCTGCCGTCCTTATGTTTGACCTGGTGGCCCTGGCCGGGCTCTATATGGCGGGCATGCAATACACCCCCAACGTCTCCATGGACCAGTACTTCTGGTGGTGGGTGGTGCACCTTTGGGTGGAGGCCACCTGGGAGGTGCTGGTGGGGTCCATCATGGCCATGGCCCTGATGCACCTTTTGGGAACCCCTAGGCGCATTGTGGAAACCTGGCTTTACCTCGAGGTGGCCCTGGTCTTCGGCACCGGGATCCTAGGTCTAGGGCACCACTACTTCTGGATCGGCACCCCGGAGTACTGGCTGGGCCTGGGTGGTTTCTTCAGCGCCTTGGAGCCCATTCCCCTGGTGGCCATGGTGGTCCATGCGGTCTACGACGCCGGGGTGCACCGCATGCAGACCGTGAACCAGCCCGCCCTCTTCTGGGCCATTGCCCAGGCCTTCGGCAACTTCATCGGCGCCGGGGTTTGGGGGTTCATGCAGACCCTGCCCCAGATCAACCTTTACTCCCACGGTACCCAGCTGGCTGCAGCCCACGGACACCTGGCCTTCTTCGGGGCCTACGTCACCGCCATCCTGACGGTGATCTATATGGCCCTACACCAGGTGAGGCGGCCTGACCTGCCCCGCTTTGACTCCAAGCTCTGGAAGTGGGCTTTTGTGCTGATGGTCATCGGTATCTTCGGCATGTCCGCGGCCATGACCATCGCCGGCTTCACCCAGACCATGGTGGAACGGGCCATCGGGGGCAGCACCTGGCAGGCTTACATGGACGCTCAGCAGCACCCCTGGTTCCAAAACGGCATGGTCTGGCGCTTCGTCTTTGGGGTTTTCTTCCTGGTGAGCTACCTGGTTCTCCTCTGGGACCTGGTCACCATCGGCAGGGGCGAGGCCAAGGTGGCCAAGGAGGTGGGGGCCCATGACTAGCGAGGCGGTGCGGGACCTGATGCTCTATGGGATGCTCATGGTTTCCGCCGCGGGTTTCTACGCCATGTTCTACGCCCTGGGGCGGATGCTAAGGAGGCCTTCCATCGTCGCCTTTTCCTACCTCTTTGCCGCCTTGCAGGCCCTCGGGGCTTTGGGCATGATCCTGCCGCCCCATCTGGACCCATTCTGGAAGTATTTGATCGCCTTTAGCTCGGTGGTGTACCTCTTCATCCCCCAGGGGATGTGGTGGGTGGTGACCACCTTCCACGAGAGGGAGCACGCTGCCTAGCCTTCCCCTCCTGCGGCCGGGCTCCTAAGGGGGTCCGGCTTTGGGGTTCTATGTGGGAAGTTTTGTGGGGACTTTAGGGGTAGGGCATTTATACCTTACATCAGTCGCGGGACATCTTCACCTTGACACAGCTTACTCGGATAGCGTCATCCTAATTTTGACGGAGGTGAGAGGTATGAGCAGGAGGTGGGCTTTATTAGGTGTGTTGATTGTGGGTGCCTTGGCCTTGGCCCAGGCTCCCGCACCCCTTAGCCCGGGGGAGAGGGAGCAGGCGGCAAAGATTTACTTTGACCGCTGCGCCGGGTGCCACGGGGTGTTGCGCAAGGGGGCTACGGGTCCGGCCCTGGATCCCAAGAAGATGGCGGAAAAGGGCCTGGAGTATTTGAAGGCGGTGATATTTGGGGGCTTGCCCAGAGGGATGCCCGACTGGGGGCGGCAGGGAATCCTGAGCGAGAAGGATACGGAGCTCGTGGCCCGCTTCCTTTTAGAGGAACCTCCTGCGCCACCCATTCCTACCTACGAGGAGATAAAGAAGACCTGGAAGGTGCATGTGCCCCCGGAGAAGCGGCCCATTCGCCCCCTCCATGGGCGTAACTGGCAAAACTTCTTCGGCCAAGTGCTACGGGATACCGGTCAGGTGGCCATCATCGATGGGGATAAGAAGGAGCTGGTCACCATTGTGCCCACGGGTTTTGCCACCCACATCCTGCGGTCCTCGGCCACGGGCCGGTATTTTATGGCCATCGGACGGGACGGTAAGGCTAGCCTCATAGACCTCTGGATGGACCCGCCCCAGGTGGTGGCCGAGTCCAAGCCTTGCCTGGATGCCCGTTCCATTGAGTCCAGCAAGTTTAAGGGCTACGAGGACAAGTACGCGGTGGTAGGGTGCTACTGGCCGCCTACCATGGTGGTCCTGGACGGGCTGACCCTCGAGCCCCTTAAGATGGTCTCCACCATGTCTTATGCCAAGGGGGCTGGGGAGTTTGTTACGGAGGCCCGGGTAGCGGCCATCGTGGCTAGCCATTTCAACCCCGAGTGGATCGTGAACCTCAAGGAGTCCGGCCAGACCTGGCTAGTGGACTATTCGCACCTGGACAAGAAGGGCCGGCCCATGCCTATTACGATGATTGACACAGAGCTTTTCCTCCATGACGGGGGCTGGGCCTTGAAGCGCTATTTCATCGTAGCGGCCAATGCGCTCAACAAGCTCATCGTTATAGATACCAAGACCCGGGAGTTCGTGGCCGAGGTGGAGGCCGGGGTAAGGCCCCACCCGGGCCGGGGCTCCAACTGGGAGCACCCCACCTACGGGCCGGTTTGGGCCACGGGGAATATCGGTAGCCCCGAGGTTACCGTGCTGGGCGTGGATCCCGAGAAGCATCCCCAGTACGCCTGGAAGGTGGTCAAGCGGATCACCCTGCCCTACACCGGTACCCTTTTCATCAAGGCCCATCCCAATAGCCCCTGGGTCCTCGTGGACTTCCCCATGAGCCCAAGCCCCCAGGCTGCGGCTAGCCTCTGCGCCATAGATAAGCGCAAGCTGGAGGTGGCCAAATGCTGGGAAGTGCCGGGGGCTCAGGAGCTTAAGGCCCGCATGGTGCACCCTGAATTCAACAAGGGGGGTACCGAGATCTGGGTTTCCGCCTGGGGCTCCAAGGACACGCCCACCTTCATCGTGGTTTACGACGCTCTGACCCTTAAGGAGAAAACCCGTATCACCGGGGACTGGGTGCGCACTCCCACGGGAAAGTTCAACGTGTACAATACCGCTTACGATATCTACTGAACCCTTCAGCCAAAAGAAGGGGGAGGGCCTAGGCCCTCCCCCTAGCCCCCAAGTGCCGGGTACCGGTTCGGACCCTCGCGAAGAGGCTTCGGCTGCGCCTGGCCCTCATTCCTTGATCTGGGTCATGGCCCGGTAACCCCGCTTCCCGGTTAACCTGTTTCCATGGAACGTCCGGAGTTTGCCCAGTACCCCTATCTGGTGGCCTGGGAGGTGACCAACGCCTGCCTTCTCGCCTGCCGCCACTGCCGGGCCTCGGCTATGCCTCACCCCCTGCCCGGGGAACTTTCTACGGAGGAGGGCTTAAGGCTCATAGAAGAAGTCGCCACCTACCGCCCCAAGCCCCTTCTCCTCCTCACCGGGGGGGATCCTTTGGCCCGTTCCGACCTGCCCCTCCTCATTCAAGCGGCCCGGGAGTTAGGCCTCAAGGTGGGCCTCACCCCGGCGGCTACCCCCCTCCTTACCCGTGAGCGGGTATTCCTGCTCAAGGAGGCGGGGGTGACCCGCCTGGCCCTTTCCCTGGACGGGGCAAGCCGCCAAAGCCACGATGCTTTCAGGGGAGAGGAAGGCACCTTTGCCCGTACCCTTGCGGCTTTGGACTGGGCCAAGGAGGCGGGGCTCCCCACCCAGGTGAACACCACCGTCACCCGGGAGAACTGGCCGGAGATAAAGGCCTTGCCCGATCTCCTGGCGGAGAAGGGCGTGGTTCTTTGGAGTCTATTTTTTCTGGTCCCGGTAGGGCGCGGGGCTCTTTTGCGCCAGCTTACCGCCCGGCAGTTTGAGGAGGTTCTCCACTGGCTCTACGACGTCTCCCGGACCTATCCCTTCCACGTGAAGACCACCGAGGCCCATCACTTCCGCCGGGTGGTGCTGCAAAGGCGCAAGGAGGAGGGGCAAGGAGACCGGGCTTTGGCGGCCGGGGAGAGCCTTCACCAGGAGTACTTTCAGGATGGCATGGAGCATTCCCGCCTGGGGGTTACCGACGGCAATGGCTTTGTCTTTGTTTCGGCTACCGGGGATGTGGCCCCCTCGGGGTTCTTGCCGATATATGCCGGAAACATCCGGGAGAAACCCCTTCTGGCCATCTACCGGGAAAGCCCTCTTTTCCAAGAACTCCGCAACAAGGACTTGCTGAAGGGGAAGTGCGGGGTCTGCGAGTACCGCTATGTGTGCGGGGGAAGCCGGGCCAGGGCCTATGCGGAAACCGGCGACCACCTGGCCAGTGAGCCCCGGTGCGCCTACGTGCCCCCCGCTTGGCTGGGGAGGGTCGGGAAGGCGCCTGCGGTGGGGTGATACCACCCCACCCTGGCCCAAGCCAGGGTGGGGGCCCCGGAAAACGCCTTGGGGTGGCCGAGAACTCGGGGGAACTCAGGGAAGGATATACGGGAAAGGGGTATGATACCGCTCCACCCTGACCTGGCCTTAGCCAGGTCAGGGCATAGCGCGAAACGGCATGAAGGCCTAGGCGGGGGCGTGGTCCGGACAGGAAAGGCGGAGGTCCCAAGGCTCCAGGGCTAGGCCCAAAAGCGCGCAAAAGAAACCCTCTTCTTGCCCGCGCCCGTGTGTTTGCCCTTGGGGCGCAGCATCCCGCCGCAGGTGGCGGCAGGTGAGGCAAAGACCTGTCTCGGGCACCGTCCCTCGGAGCACCAGCCTCGCCAGAAGCTCCATTAGCCCTAAAAGCAGCTCCTCTTGGTGGGGTACTTGGGTGAGGGCCTGGCGCAAGGGGCCTGCGTAGGCCTTTAGGGCGCGGACCAGGCTAAGCCCTTCTTCCGTGGGTTTTAAGATCCAGCGCCGGCCATCCCGCTCGTCCTTGGACCGGGTTAACAGGCCTTTGTCCTCCAGGCTGCTTAGGGCCTCGCTCACCGTGGCGGGGGTGAGGGAGAGCAGCTCGGCCAAGGCCACCACCCCATGGGGCCTCTCGGAAAGGTGCAGGAGAAGCTGGGCTTGCAAAGCGGTGAGGCCCAGGCGGAAGGCCTGCCGGGTGAGGAGGGCCCGCTCCACCTGGGCCACGCGCTCTAGAAGGGCGAGGAGCTTTTCCTGGCGGCGTTCCCCTTGCGAAGCCTCCACCCTTTCATCTTAAGGTCGGAAACCGCTAAAGACAAAGTCGGTGTTGGCCGCCCCTTGGTGGCAGGTGTGGCAGGAGGCGGGGTTTATGCTTAAGGGCTTCTTGTCGGGTCCGAAGGCGTAATACCCCCAACCTCCCGTGGTGGCGTATCGCTCCGGGTCCTTGACCATTACCCCGATGAGCTTCCTGGGGCCTTCTTGCAGGGCGTTTCCTTCCTCCTTGACTTCGAGGAGGTCAAAGACGATGACCGTGCCCTTGGGGAAGGGGTCCTTTTTGCCCTCCAGGTAGGTCTTTAGCCCAACCTGGTTCACATAGATGTGGTGCAGGCCGCCGAAGCTCTGGAAAAGGGGATGGCCGGGCTTGAGCTCCATGCTCTTCACGTGGGTCCAGAGGCGGTAGCCCTCCGGGTAGGGAAAGGGGGGCTGGGCTTGGCCCCCGCCGTACTGGTACTGGGCCAGGACCCATAGACCTAAGGCCACAAGGCCGAGGAGAACCGGTACCTTCGCCCGCATATGTTACCTCCTTAAAAATCCCCTTCCTTGGTGTAGGGGTGGCTCCAGAGGGCCACCTGGAGGACGACGGCCTTAAACCAGGCCTGGTGCATTCTCTCCACCACCTCCGGCGGGTGGCCCTTCCTGGCCAAAAAGGGCTTTAGGGTGGCGGTGATGGGGTAGATGAAGGCGATGAGGTAGCGCAAGGGTACCTGGGGCACGGAGTCCACCTTATCCGTCTGGTTCTTCTTAGTGCGGTGGTGGCGAAGCCCGATCTCCTCCTGGTAGCGGAGCCAGTCCTCATCATGGGGGCGGAAGCAGGTGTCCAGGATCCACTGGCCGAAGCGTTTTCGCACTCTTTCCAGATACTCGGGGATGGGCTTACCGTCGGGACCGGTGAAGTAGTGGAGGAGATGGGGGTGGCTGCCCACGAATCCGTACCAGAGGTCCAAGACCTCCTCCACCTGGTCCTTGAGGACCTCGCCCGCTTGCCTTAGGGCTTCCTCGTCCTCCGCGCTCCACATAAGGGCGGTCTTGAGCTGGTTTAGCTCTTCCGGGCTCAGAGGGGAGGGAGCCAGGTCTGGGTCGCCATAGCGGTAACCGGGAATCTCCATGGACGCCTCCTTAGGACTGCTAAATAATACCCCGACAACCTGGCCCTGTCAAGGGGCCAAGCCGGTTAAGGGTCAAAGGGGAGGTTTATGGCTCCTGACCCAGGATCTCCAGCAGGGCCCTTGCGTTGTTGTAGCGTTCTTCCCTGGCGCCGAAGAGGAGGGTCACGGTCTTTTCCCGGCTCAGGGCTTTAAGGCGCTCCAAGTCGGGGTTGCCTTCCAGTTCCTTTCGGTAGCGGCGGAGGAACTCCGCATACCTTTGGGGGTCGTGGGCGAAGAAGCGGCGGAGAGCGTCGGAGGGAGCAAGTTCCTTGGCCCACCAGTCTATCCGGGCCTTTTCCTTGCTAAGCCCCCGGGGCCAGAGGCGGTCCACCAAAACCCGCACCCCGTCCTCTGGTGCGGGGGGCTCGTAGACCCGCTTCACCTTCAAAGCCATTCCGCCTCCGGCAGGACGCACTCCGGGCACTGTGACCCGACAAAGCGCACCCACTCTAAGATCTCCCCCGCGTCCCGCACCGGGCCCAGGTGGTAGACCTCCAGAAAGGCGTCGGCGATCAAGGCGCCCTGTTCTGGGATAACCTGGATCAGCTTCCCTTCGGGGTCCAGAAGGAGGGGCAAGGGGCTTTCCCGAACCTCTTGGGAAAGAAGATAGGCTTGGGCCTCGAGGGCGGAAAGCTCCTCCTGTCGCGTG encodes the following:
- a CDS encoding DUF488 domain-containing protein, producing the protein MALKVKRVYEPPAPEDGVRVLVDRLWPRGLSKEKARIDWWAKELAPSDALRRFFAHDPQRYAEFLRRYRKELEGNPDLERLKALSREKTVTLLFGAREERYNNARALLEILGQEP
- a CDS encoding peroxiredoxin family protein, which translates into the protein MVYVRKPLPPYALRTPGGQKVYLPELKGKILVLLRQPDLARALATRQEELSALEAQAYLLSQEVRESPLPLLLDPEGKLIQVIPEQGALIADAFLEVYHLGPVRDAGEILEWVRFVGSQCPECVLPEAEWL
- a CDS encoding protoglobin domain-containing protein, whose product is MEIPGYRYGDPDLAPSPLSPEELNQLKTALMWSAEDEEALRQAGEVLKDQVEEVLDLWYGFVGSHPHLLHYFTGPDGKPIPEYLERVRKRFGQWILDTCFRPHDEDWLRYQEEIGLRHHRTKKNQTDKVDSVPQVPLRYLIAFIYPITATLKPFLARKGHPPEVVERMHQAWFKAVVLQVALWSHPYTKEGDF